The Cardiocondyla obscurior isolate alpha-2009 linkage group LG24, Cobs3.1, whole genome shotgun sequence sequence GCgtagacttttttttcctttttttttttcttttaaggaAAAGGTATCTATCACGGCCGACGTGTATTCACTTCGATCCAAATTCCATTCGCGATGTTACGTTTATGGATGACGTAAGTGGACGCAGTCGCGTGTGTGACACTCTCAGGCGTCCCGTCTTGGCTGACGGAGGACATTAAGCGCATCTCTTCTCGTCCCTTTCGATAAAATCTCGAACGTAATATTCAGCGATATGCAAAAGGGCTGCTTCGGTCAGCTGTAATCACCCGGAAAATCGAAGACCACCGCGGCGGAGGACGGCTTTCCCGGCCACGAcgtcttttcccttttttttttttccttcccgtGCGAAGCGGCACTTTTAATTCCCTTTCGCGAGAAGAGCTTTCGGCCGGCTGGTTTATCGTTCACGTCACTACGCGGCGTCCGGAATCATCTCTCGCAGATTAAAGCCACGCGGAAACTTAATAAGTCCTTCCAAGGATTTAAGCCTGCTTCTTTCTCATCCTCTTTTTACATAGAATGCCCATTAGCGTGAAAATACGTTCTTAATTCCCTCACTTCTATATGCCCCCTCCTCTCCCCTCCccttcctctccctccccccgttGACATTGGGAAAATGGGACGAGGGATTATACCGGGATGGAAGGAGGAAAAAATCACACCTCATTTATTcatcaaaatattatttaaaaaccaGGATTATGTATTGTAGCCTTTTGATAAGATAATCCCACTCTGGCGAGATAATCCTCTTCGGGCCGAGAGAGTTTACGGTCGCGTTGTCATTTCTTCCATTTCTCACCATTGTCGTATCCCAACTTGAACAAATCCTTCAAAACGACGTTGAACGTTGCGGTAACGGCTCCTTCGACCCTCATGCGTGTGACTGcaatattacgaaataaatacaGCTTGAAGGTAAAAGCATTAGCGGCAGGAAAAGAACTTTTCCGCACTAGCGAGAGATGGGGGAGGGGGGCTCGCGAAAGTTAGCGGGGCTTCGAAAGTATCGTTGTTACCAAGACTATTAAGACTATTAACGTCACGCAAAAACTTTTTCGAAACGTAAAAAAGTCCAGTGGTATCTCAAGAAGTTTGACACGGTTTAATCCATCTTCGcgttatctataaaaaattagagagaACGAATGACtgttaaaattagaattaattcaattatcttCGTTTATTACATCGAAATTCGATCCTAAGaggaacaatttaatttcgtggCACGCGAATACGGCATCGATGATTATACTCCATTACAGCCTccaaaatgcaattaatttaacgccAATGGCAACACTAGCGAGAAACGTCTGAGCGCATTTCCTTACGTTCTCTGCCGCCGCCCGACGCCAGTATGGTAGGATCAATTAATTCCGGTCTCCGGCCAGTCAACCACTCGACGAAGTTCTGCAACGTAGATGACGATTCCGGGACGTAGATCGGCACCCTTTCGAGATTACGCAAATGTTAAACGACGCTACAAGCGGCATTATCAATTAAAGGGGCAGATGCGCCGTTTCAAAACAAACGGGATGTGCCAAGGCTGTTGACACAGATAAAACAGAGTTACGATCGAGTGGCTACCTCCGACAGCAGCCCTCGAACGTCattcgtaaaaataagaaacaagGATTTACCGGTTTCCGCGTCGGGCGCATATCACAAGTTCATGCAGATTTCGCTCTCTTTATTGAATACGTCAGAGCGTTATAACGCCACATTTTTCCATTTGCAAAGTCAAGAGCATTGTACCGCACATTTTGAAATCGGGCAACATACATCACGATTTATGgcgaatgtatattttatcctGACGGTGAAGGAAACTCGTTTCGAATGTTCCGGCTTGGTTCTTAAATGATGAATCTAAGGGAAATTGatcattttgcaaatatttaacgaacgaagtgatttttcttttccttttatatattttttatattcgcgtgCTCGTCATCGGTCTTTACCTCCACCATTCTGCCTCTCGTTCTTTTCCTTtagctttaatatttattgtcgCATTGTCGCGTCGAAagaatcgttttttttttctccctcgcttctctttctctccgagAAATCCCGGATAAATTTGCAAGTGCACGCGGCGCGGACTAGCAGACAGGCGTTTACATATAGGACAacatcgaataaaaaatattttcttgcaatATGTACATACTGTGCGATACGTGCGACGCGCATAATGGGGCGTGTTACCTTAATCGCGACAGATACAAGTTCGAAATACCTGGAGAATAAACCTGGTGAAACGCAATGCAATGGAGAAAACATTGAATCAATTTGCTTATTAAGTGCCcggccaaaaaaaaatttcttaaatcgtataaacgagttttttttttataatgtcgCTTTCGAGTAATGTCTATGAatgctttaaatttttaaagaaaagcgACGTTTCCGGGCCActgaaaatttgaaatttattttcgctccTTGATCGATAGCCGGGCTTGAAGGAATTTCGCGAAAGGTCAACAACGAAAAATAGAGCTGTTCTACAAATCAATGAATAATGTAGTACACTCGCGACCTTTCTTGGCGGTAATCTGTCTCCCGGCCGCAAGTCACAGAACAAGTGTCctcgagggaagaaaaaaaaagccacgAGCCCGAAGTGCAAACTGCACGACGGTCCCGtattttcgatattttctCGATATCGCGTCTCTGGCCGCCACTCCGCCTGTTATTCCACGGGCAATGAGCGTATTAAATTGAACAACGATTTTTCCCCTTAATTTCCGCGTGCTTTCTCTCGTATCGTATCGTCGCAGCGCGCAAACAATACCTTTTCTCGTGACGTCCGGTTGTCAGCGGCAAATGGCACACCCCGTACCCTCTGATGACATCGTGCCCGAAAAGGTCCAAGCCGTAAATCGACATAATAAGCTGCGGCC is a genomic window containing:
- the LOC139111644 gene encoding B9 domain-containing protein 1, with the protein product MSVDGEFFLSVTGSIEHAEFYDVNNAYCKYGFHFGPDWSVVAGIEEGLTQMCKCSNDPRNLVVWNFPLEITFKSTNPHGWPQLIMSIYGLDLFGHDVIRGYGVCHLPLTTGRHEKRVPIYVPESSSTLQNFVEWLTGRRPELIDPTILASGGGRELTRMRVEGAVTATFNVVLKDLFKLGYDNGEKWKK